In Neisseria perflava, the DNA window TTATAATTTGCTATTAAAAAATAATATTCTGGCGTTGAGTTATCAGTCATAGAATTAAGTGCTTCTAGGCAGATTTACTAGATTGACTTAGGTATTGCTATTGAAATCCGAATCTTCGGACCTCTTTTTAACTTTGCAGCAAGCCAAAGAATATCCCATTATTTCCTATTTGGAAAATATGCTGTTCGTAAATTGAGATTTATTGCTTAATCATTTATCCGTACAATCCGCCTCATCAAATATTAAGGAGGCAGTGATGAAAAAAATGCCTGTATTGTTTGTCGGGCATGGTAGCCCGATGAATGTGTTGGATAAGGAAAATCCTTTCAATACCCACTATTTTTATGACTTAGGCAAGATTTTGTCGGGCTGAGACGATTTTGTAAAGGCCTCAGCTCCGATTTATCTTACATTAACTTTTCTTCCGGCGACGTTCACCAGGCAGCAGCATATCCGCCCATTTGATAATGTTGGCGACTTCTGCCGGATTGAGTTCGTAGAACTGGCCGCGTTTGAGGCGGTTTGGCAGACCGATGGGGCCGAAACCTACGCGGACGAGGCGGCTGACGGTCAGGCCTTGGCTTTCAAAAATACGGCGTACTTCGCGGTTGCGACCTTCTTTGATGACGACGTTGTACCATTTGTTTGCGCCTTCGCCGCCTTGTTCGTAGATGCGTTCGACTTTTGCCAAACCGTCTTCGAGCATGACGCCTTCTTCGGTCAGGACGCGCATTTGTTCGGTGGTCAGCTCGCCCAATACGCGCACTGCGTATTCACGTTCGACTTCAAAGCTAGGGTGGGCAAAGCGTTGAACCAGTTCGCCTGAAGTGGTCAGGATCAAAAGGCCGCTGGTATTGATGTCCAAACGGCCGATGGCCACCCAGCGGCTGCTGGCTGCTTGCGGCAGGCGGTCGAAAATGCTGACGCGGCCTTGTGGGTCATCGCGGGAAACGATTTCGCCTTCTTGTTTGTAGTAGAGGATGATGCGTGGCAGGCGGTCTGCCCATTTGAGTTTGATGATGCTGCCTTTGACGGTAACGTGGTCCTCGGGCGTAACTTTTTCGCCCAGTTGGGCTACGCGGCCGTTGACCGTTACCCAGCCGTTGCTGATCCATTCTTCCATTTCGCGACGTGAGCCGACGCCGGAAGCGGCCAGGACTTTTTGCAGGCGCTCGGGTTCGAAGCGGGAAAGGTCGCTGCGGCGTTCTTTCAAATCGCGGGCGTGCTCCATGATTTTTTGGTTGGGATTGCGGACAACCAGTTTTTTGGCTTTGGCGGCTCGTTGTTTAGGCGCGGTATTTTGAGCTTTGGGGCCGTCTGAAACTTTTTGGCCGTAAGGTTTGCCTGATGTTTTGCGTTCGTCGTCTGGACGTTTTTTATTGGCAAAGGATTTGGCCGGTTTGGAAGGTTTTTTGGCGGTAGATGATACGCCGTCGCGCCATTGGCGTTTGCTGGAAGGCTGTTTGGACATGATTTTTCCTAACTCGCTTGAAAAAGCGGTTCTTCTGCGGCGGTTGCGGCAGGGGTTGGATTGGGGGAAAAGGCCGTCTGAAAATCAGATTCAGACGGCCTGCCGATGAAAGGCTGTATTGTAACTCAACCAGTAAATTTTTGTTTGAAAATCCGAAAATTATGGTGAAAGGCGTTCGCGTATCCAGTTGCCGTCAACCAGGCGGTATTGGATGCGGTCGTGCAGGCGGCTGGGACGGCCTTGCCAGAATTCGATACGGTCGGGAATAACGAGGTATCCGCCCCAATGCGGCGGGCGGGGAACATGCAGGGGATGTTTGACACCGACGGCCGCGGCTTTGGCCACCAAGACGGCTTTGCTGGAAATCACTTCGCTTTGCGCGCTTGCCCATGCGCCGATACGGCTGGTATACGGGCGGCTTTCAAAATATTCGTCCGAAGCGGCGGCGTCGAGTTTTTCAATGCGTCCTTCAACACGCACTTGGCGTTCGAGTTCCGGCCAGAAAAAAGTCATAGCGGCAAAGGGGTGCGCCGTATAGGAGCGGCCTTTGCGGCTGTGGTAATTGGTAAAGAAAACAAAGCCTTTTGGGTTGACTTCTTTTAGCAGTACCATGCGGCTGTTGGGCCTGCCGTCTTCGCCCACGGCGGCAACGTTGACCGCTGTCGGCTCGTTGACTTCGGCGTGAATGGCTTCGTTCAGCCATTGCTCAAATTGGACAATCGGGTCGGCGTGGCATTCGGCTTCCGACAGCTCGCGCTTGCTGTAATCTTCGCGGATATTGTGCAGATCCATGATTTTCTCCTTAGGTCTGACTGAATCATACTCCGTTTTTTCAGACGGCCTCAAGGGCATTTGTGTATAATCGTAGCCCTTTCCAATATAGAACAATACGGAGTCCTGTCATGCAAACCGAAGTCGAACTGAAAATCTTAAATCCGAAAATGGCCGATTCCCTGCCTGCTTATGCAA includes these proteins:
- a CDS encoding pseudouridine synthase, whose protein sequence is MSKQPSSKRQWRDGVSSTAKKPSKPAKSFANKKRPDDERKTSGKPYGQKVSDGPKAQNTAPKQRAAKAKKLVVRNPNQKIMEHARDLKERRSDLSRFEPERLQKVLAASGVGSRREMEEWISNGWVTVNGRVAQLGEKVTPEDHVTVKGSIIKLKWADRLPRIILYYKQEGEIVSRDDPQGRVSIFDRLPQAASSRWVAIGRLDINTSGLLILTTSGELVQRFAHPSFEVEREYAVRVLGELTTEQMRVLTEEGVMLEDGLAKVERIYEQGGEGANKWYNVVIKEGRNREVRRIFESQGLTVSRLVRVGFGPIGLPNRLKRGQFYELNPAEVANIIKWADMLLPGERRRKKS
- the pdxH gene encoding pyridoxamine 5'-phosphate oxidase, translated to MDLHNIREDYSKRELSEAECHADPIVQFEQWLNEAIHAEVNEPTAVNVAAVGEDGRPNSRMVLLKEVNPKGFVFFTNYHSRKGRSYTAHPFAAMTFFWPELERQVRVEGRIEKLDAAASDEYFESRPYTSRIGAWASAQSEVISSKAVLVAKAAAVGVKHPLHVPRPPHWGGYLVIPDRIEFWQGRPSRLHDRIQYRLVDGNWIRERLSP